The DNA region AGTCGATCAGATTGTCTGCTTGTGTTCCAACAAAGAGATGGTCAGTGTTCACGCACAAACGCTGATCACAGGTATGACACAAGACCTTACCATTTGGCACCGGTGATCCGTGCACAATCTCATATGCGACGCGATGCGCCGAGGTGGTCTTACCGCGCCACCGCACCTGCCCATAGCCAGTGGTTCGTACCGACGCCGTCCAAAGAAGGCACCCGGTACCCGGTTCCGATGCGGTGTGATTCCAGAAGTTCTCAGGACTCATATCATGACCTAGAATGGCATTTCTGAATCTT from Gemmatimonadota bacterium includes:
- a CDS encoding HNH endonuclease signature motif containing protein; the encoded protein is MSPENFWNHTASEPGTGCLLWTASVRTTGYGQVRWRGKTTSAHRVAYEIVHGSPVPNGKVLCHTCDQRLCVNTDHLFVGTQADNLIDCVRKGRLRPHNRLKDRCIRGHVFDAANTIIIVRHGVVAGRACRECKLAWSREHKRQKRRTT